A single window of Cydia strobilella chromosome 18, ilCydStro3.1, whole genome shotgun sequence DNA harbors:
- the LOC134749656 gene encoding uncharacterized protein LOC134749656 has product MNIAECNHIRIRDGNNYRMNVERTIKQLEDLYQIDFRTLPQWQKLVQRMHLAITDCKRKIQDSKRRKATIIDKLCMESCRPSPFDLTNELARTSKIWKAMEANLKMKKEFILNLTESVHSSLHDETGYGEILGEESLGHPNTEVIAFQDTTIGKDEPGTSSNSHLPAHICINPHTRISSLKSDQSSLSLADSSPAVMPINCVKPDEWSVLPQSTNIISVPNTITIENLSLNEQTISFSLITFSSEYPYLNLRFKGLTDNTAFRRAKILPCTPVKLFPGLAVNFKFVFKLKPNPEDFAVNLFFKVGQKVLAEAPVEGFSLPVVGAFFIKPEAIHVTEVINIPPTYFWHINANCGFPFSDVTIKVPDKHCYNLYITKRNLNLVQELEHDILSIEPMTLSSTTIAQRDLDQEVIAQSKTFVSSNECQEETESALISNFITLIINDAIERALDVFVFEKIYLPLEPFAKQAIKVYQTKVEHIGFHQSLYEFKFTDPETEETVLHKTVKVFGEVLPSPVQIEPGLLDMTVSPIVQGRCVDRFTIINSNKRFPVTIKIKLTSKIKQLISITPMETSIPIDTHVSFVVGFCSRDLNKNIKEDFVHLTIKIIVIGDKSVYRNVPPIYYEILAPCSSEFVKLYKFCD; this is encoded by the coding sequence ATGAATATTGCAGAATGCAATCATATAAGAATAAGAGATGGCAATAATTATAGAATGAACGTGGAGCGAACAATAAAACAGTTAGAAGACCTTTACCAGATAGATTTCCGAACTTTACCCCAATGGCAAAAACTTGTACAACGAATGCATCTTGCAATTACAGACTGCAAGAGAAAAATACAAGATTCAAAACGTCGCAAAGCCACTATCATCGACAAACTATGCATGGAATCATGTAGGCCGTCACCCTTTGACCTTACGAACGAATTGGCTAGGACTTCTAAGATATGGAAAGCAATGGAAGCCAATTTGAAGATGAAAAaagaatttattttgaatttaacagAATCGGTTCATAGCAGTTTACATGATGAAACTGGCTATGGTGAAATACTGGGTGAAGAAAGTTTAGGACACCCAAATACCGAAGTTATTGCATTCCAGGACACAACTATAGGGAAAGATGAACCTGGTACAAGTTCAAACTCACACTTACCTGCTCATATCTGCATAAATCCGCACACACGTATATCATCGTTAAAGTCTGATCAAAGTTCTTTAAGCCTTGCAGATTCAAGTCCAGCAGTAATGCCTATAAATTGTGTGAAGCCTGATGAATGGTCAGTTTTACCCCAAAGCACAAATATAATTAGCGTTCCAAATACGATCACTATTGAAAACCTGTCTCTAAACGAACAAACCATATCGTTTTCATTGATTACCTTCAGTAGTGAATACCCGTATTTAAATCTGCGGTTCAAGGGATTAACTGATAACACGGCATTTAGACGAGCAAAAATTCTTCCATGTACTCCGGTAAAATTATTTCCAGGTTTAGCAgtaaattttaagtttgtttttaaacttaaaccGAATCCAGAAGATTTTgcggttaatttattttttaaagtaggCCAAAAAGTTTTGGCCGAAGCTCCTGTGGAAGGATTTAGCTTGCCAGTAGTCGgtgctttttttataaaacctgAGGCCATACATGTTACCGAAGTAATAAATATACCACCTACGTACTTTTGGCACATCAATGCAAACTGTGGTTTTCCCTTTAGTGATGTTACTATAAAAGTGCCTGATAAACATTGCTACAACTTgtatataaccaaacggaatTTGAATCTGGTTCAAGAATTAGAACATGATATTTTGTCAATTGAGCCCATGACTCTCAGCTCGACAACAATAGCTCAAAGAGATCTTGACCAAGAAGTTATAGCTCAGAGTAAAACATTCGTCTCCTCGAATGAATGCCAGGAAGAAACCGAATCAGCTTTAATTTCaaactttattactttaataataaatgatGCCATTGAACGGGCATTAGATGTTTTTGTTttcgaaaaaatatatttaccttTGGAGCCTTTTGCAAAACAAGCTATTAAAGTATACCAAACAAAAGTCGAACACATAGGTTTCCATCAAAGTCTTTATGAGTTCAAATTCACGGACCCTGAGACGGAAGAAACTGTTTTGCACAAAACAGTGAAAGTTTTCGGTGAAGTTTTACCGAGTCCTGTACAAATTGAACCTGGTTTACTTGATATGACTGTGTCACCTATCGTTCAGGGACGTTGTGTAGATCGCTTTACAATCATAAACAGTAACAAAAGATTTCCGGTAacgattaaaattaaacttacatCAAAAATTAAACAGCTGATTAGTATAACTCCCATGGAAACTTCAATACCTATTGACACGCATGTCAGTTTTGTAGTGGGTTTCTGTTCTAGagatctaaataaaaatataaaagaagaTTTTGTACATctgacaattaaaattattgtgaTCGGAGATAAGTCGGTGTATCGTAATGTGCCACCAATATATTATGAGATTTTAGCACCTTGTTCATCAGAATTtgtgaaattgtacaaattttgtgattaa